In Monodelphis domestica isolate mMonDom1 chromosome 1, mMonDom1.pri, whole genome shotgun sequence, the sequence TATGGAGCTCATACTGTAGAATTAATTCTTTATCTCAAATTTCTAtgtactttcttcttttacttgaACAGATTCATTGAAGGAATCCAGATGAAATTTGGTGGAATAAAAGAATTAGTTTCActtaaaaatgtgaaaatgttcttgtttttccatgttttccagATGCATCTTTGCTGAAAGTTCACTAAATCAGCACAGGAAAAATGTCAAAAGGTATTTTTCCCAAGGAACATTCACATCTTTTCCTAGTCACttttaattaacaatatttaCTCTTAGTTATCacggggaaagcaacagaatccTAAGAGACAAATCCTTTGGTCCAATGATCTCAGGCTGGCAAAACTAGTCTCTACAGCATCACTTAGTTGCTAATGAGCTGTCTTTCTATCTATagcaatattttatattgatcTTAGTGCTTTTAGTCAGTACAAATTGTTAAAAGACTGCGTTTTTGGATCTCTTCAGGAAGGCAGAAGTGTCTGACCCTGTGATAGAACAGGTAAATGAGAGATGAGAATAAATTTTCTAACAGAACCATCATTTATTACATGGGACCATGAGGGGTGGAGATTAGGGCAAGTTTGGGACTGCTTTTTTCTTGTTAAGGAAGCAACAGGAAGAAGAGCCAAAAACAGGACAGGAGGGGCAATGTGAAGGGTTCTAAGTTATGAAAATATGGGCATATGTACCTGGAATGAAAATTTGATTTCATCTCTTGATAGAAGTGTCAGGGAAATaagcaaagataaaaaataaaagaataaaaccacGATTTTACTATCTTCTGTaaaattttggaattttcttcttcttgatgAAAATATCTACCGTTTCCCATTCTCTTAGGCTACCACcctctgtttaccttaatttGATTCCTTATGCTATCTGGATTTTATGGTTGATCATTTTCATAGTAAGTTCTCTTAAATATTAGAGTTTAATGATTTCcagattttttcctttgtttgccATGAAAGTAGCAATGtccctttatctatttttttacattcaatCTTGCTATCTAAAGTTTCTGGAGAAAGTCACAAAACCCTAAAATCAGGTTCATTGCAAATTTATACTATACAAATTCAACTGAAATCCTATTGCTAATAGTCTTTATCTCTTCTAAATTGTATCTATTTACCTACAGTAATTAATTCTAAGCTTTTTCCATATTTGGCAAAGTTCCATCTTACTTTTGCTAACCTGTTGTAGATGGCTTTGTTTCTCCTACTTTAATAAAACAACTGAGATCATCTACTAAGagcttccttttcttccatcttgtaCCTATCACCAAACTTTCTCAGCATTTTAATATTCTGCCATCTCTTCTCCCATTCTCTCTATGTCCTCATTGTTTCAGAGAAAGAGCCATGGAGATAACATGTTTATTCCTCTGTGTCTTTGAGATTaactccttttgccttcagtttTTTTCAAGTGAATTATTAATTAGCTTTCTTTTTggatctttcatttttctctctctctgtctctgtctctttctgtccctctctgtccctctctctgtctctctcttcttcttctgtgTACAAATCTTccatacaataaaaaacaaaagcaaaatttcaaaactactctcAATGCTCAAGATCAGCCTGCTGATTCTTTACTTTCTAAAAGCGTTGTCTAAgctaatttcaattcaattcaaaaagtatTCATTGAGTTCTACAAATGTGTTAGTGAAGAAGCAGTGTGACCAGATCAATAGAAACCTGGACTTAGATCCatgaagatctgtgttcaagaCAAGTATACAATATAAGTCAAGagtcatcaagcatttataaAACTGCTACTATGTTCAGAAGCTGTgctaaatcctgcctctggtgcATAGGAATTTCCGAAGAAAATATAATCATGACCTTTCTCCTCTTGCCCCTActaacctcccctccccccaatatcCAAGTAACAGCAATAGTAAATAGATGACCAGCTTTTAAGGCAATATTCttgattctgttcttttcttcctctcctcacattTGTTGAATTTTAGTCAGCAGGTAGTGGGGGCTGGTATAGAGGCTGTTAGAGGTTTTGGAATAAGGGATTAGAAATTCTCCTTAGGAAGAGTGAATGTCATTAGGACATGATTTGGACAGTAATTAGACTATTTCAGAAtgtcaattaaaagaaaaaaaggtgctTGAACTAATGATGAGAATATATACAGATGGGCTATGGGACATCTGATATCTCTCCCCTACTTTAAGGATAACCTAGAATTAGATTGAAGACCAACAGTGAGAGCAGCTACTTATCATTCAGACTTGATTTCTAATTATGTGATTAAGAAGGCACATTCAATAGtaaagatttaataaatgtttattgatttattaggAAACCTTGAAGACACAAGCAGTCCAAGTTTATAGCTTCACTGTTCTTTTGACTCTTTACTTACAATTTCCCCATAAGGTTCTTAGGTCCCCCCCCCTTCTTACTATTATAGATATTTTGCCTTTTGAAATTgtattttaagaatatttattttcttatgctCACCATAtttcctttagtttctcttttttttctgtcatgcCCCTCTCTTTGGTACTTGCCAGGGCTCCATATAGGATCTGTTGGTAGTTGGCTATTGACAGTTGGACTGGTAGTTGGCTATTGACAGTTGgactgctatagaaaactgattgaaggagtgagtgagtggtggctGTCTATTATTTAAGGGATTTAGGTATTTAGTGAATAATTTGTAGAATGAGTAGGTTAGATAGACCTGGCATGTCAAGCAGAAGAAACTatcctcagaagacagttagaaatactttaggaaattttaggtaatattaggaattttaggtaaatttctagggtataagattaataatctctctttttctctttttcctatctgtacttctttcttaaattaaacaaagATTTTGTTAAACTGCCTCCTCAGTTTGTCgaactccttaatttaacccGTACACTTTATAGATTAGGACATTGAAGCTggagagattaagcaacttgtccaattCAGAATTAGGATGCAGATATatgatcctttaaaaatttttttaaagaatatttttccatgattccatgattcatgatcccttcttctcttcccccctaATAATAAGGATAATAAATGTGATAATAAGAAGGATACTGTTGTATATATTTTGCTAGATATTCATAAAGTATCCACAGTTTCCCTCCTTAGATCTCAGTGCACAAACTGATCTGGAGATTCTTCTTGCAAATAAATCCAACCCACCACTTTTgttgcaaaacaaatttcttcttGGTTTCAGGAATTCATCTTAACTCTTACTAAAATCCCCAAACTATCTATGATAAGCTAACTAAATCCTTATTTATCTATTATTTAAAGTTGTCTCCAAATTAATGAAGACAGTGAGCCAAATTGACTAAGCTCACTAAAGCTGAGTGTGGGTCTAGAGGTTTCCCTCAGAGTCTAAGGCAAACCAGGTCTTCTGGTCTTTCTTCTTCCAAACAAAAGTTGTCACAGCAGCAGATATAAATTAGTCTTCTTCCTGGTGTTTCCCAcagtggggaaaaggaaaaggaaaacaagatatttttaaaagtttctcttcctttcaccTCACAAGCAGGGCTatggtcagagagagagagcagagcagCTAATCCTGTGACAGCCAAGGATTAACTTGTCTCAGTACTCTTCCTGCCCTCCCCCCTTCAAATTCCAAGCCTTGCACAGAATTCTTTTTTGCTTCAGCCACTATTCAGCCTCTTATACAACTTTCCAGATTCCTtagcagacacttcccagctgtatgaccctgggcaagtcacttaacccccattgcctagtccttaccactcttctgccttggaaccaatacacagtattgattccaaaaaggaagataagggtttaaaacaaacaaacaaacaaacaaacaaacaaaaacctttatcaacatatattcataatttcatctctatgcctcccagagctgacaagcaattccactgggttatacatgtattactgtttaaaacctatttctgtgttattcatatttgcaatggagtgatcttttaacatcaaaccccTAAACATATTCCTATCGATCTACATGTTctatcacatgtttttcttctgcatttcttctcccacagttctttctctggatgtggatagcattctttctcataaattcctctggattgtcctgggttattgcattgctgcaGAACAGAAAGTCTGTtcttcgattgtgccataatgtatcagtctctgagaacaatgttctggttctgctcctttcactctgcatcagttcctggaggttgttccagttcacatggaatccctccagttcattattccttttagcacaatagtattccatcaccaacatataccacaatttgttcatccattccccaattgaagggcatcccctcattttccatttttttgccaccacgaagagtgcagctatgaatattcttgtacaggtctttttccttattatttctttggggtctaaacccagtagtgctatggctagatcaaagggcagtcttttagtgccctctgggcatagttccaaattgccctccagaatggttggattaattcacaactccattagcaatgcattaatgccccaattttgccacattttcttcaacatttattatttccctttactgtcatattggccagatATGATTCTTTCTGTTAAACCACTTCCACTCACATTAATCTCTGAGACTTAATCTCTAGAGAAAACACAGTAAAGTAGAAGGTGTATTAGattagaaatcaagagaatcagcTTCAAGTTTTCACTTTATAACTAGCACAGATATGGCTATCCACTCTTGGAACTCCAGaatcttcatctatgaaatagagTGGGAGGAGATGTGAAAAGAGTGGTACATGACCAGTAATGTCTTTCCCCCCTCTAAATCTAATTAAAGCTTGCATATGACAGCTAGATCCATATTACTGTGAATAAAGACTCCTATATCCAAACTTcacttttttataattattatataaaatatgataatttgCTCCACCTCAACTGAAATATAAAGTGAATGAAAATAATGCTGCCACTTCATGGTATTCATTATTTACACCAATATGAAACCAGTTCTTTTCCTACCTCATATCCCGAGTTCACCTTTACCTCCTAGAACAGGATCTGATTGTTAGACTTAACTAGATgtccttcattttgttttttaggaaCTGAGGGCAATTATAtgagaagatgaaaaaaataactcACACTGATGTAACTGGTTCTAGTTACTATGCACATTTATATGCATTATCTTAGTTGATCCTTACAAAAAACTACCCCTGTGAATTATTATAGGCAGTGCAGGATGCTTTATTCTCAATTTACACAAGAGCACTGAGACTCAGAAAGTTCAATTGACTATGAAAATCTTAAAAGTAGGAAGGAGGGAGCAGAGTATGCAATCACTTCAGATTTTCCATTTCCAAGAACAGTATGGGTTAATGCTCTCTGTtatcagagagagaagagtgggaatcagaggatctgaatGTTCATGGTAAGATAGGGGGAGGcattggtgtaaaaggaaataaagagctTTTAATTCCCTAAGGACATCCTCATGCACCAAAGGCAGGAATTATTGtgtgaaatgaaagaattaaactttccttttttcctcagaTTTTGTTTTGGTACATTGCCTTGTCTGCTTCTCCTAATTTCTGGGTAGCAGTTATCCTTTTGCTTCTACTCAGGCCTCTATAGGAAAAAAGCTAGAGAAATGCCAGAGGATGTCAGGGTTTTAATTACTTATGGTAGTAAATTTGTACTTCCACGTGATCACAAATTGAGGTTAATCTGGCTATGAAATGGTGAAATGAGATTGGATTTCCATAGCAttgcacacagtaggctcttaactactatttattatattgatttgaATTGATATCAGCATTATATCTAGTAATTTGagttcttcattctctttctacAGGTAATTTTATAAGTTGTCCTGCTTACTGAGTCAATGGACAGAGGAAATCGCACTGTGGTATCTGAGTTTGTTTTCCTGGGACTCACCAATTCTTGGGATATTCAACTTCTACTCTTTGTGTTTTCCTCTGTGTTCTACTTGGCAAGCATGCTGGGAAATTCCCTCATTGTGCTCACAGTGACTTCTGATCCTCACTTACACTCCCCCATGTACTTTCTGCTGGCCAACCTTTCCTTCATTGACCTGGGGATTTCCTCTGTCACGTCTCCTAAGATGATATGTGACCTTTTCAGAAAGCATAAAgtcatttcattctctggatgCATCACTCAGATGTTCTTCATTCACCTGATTGGTGGTGTTGAGATGGTACTACTTATAGCCATGGCTTTTGATAGGTATGTTGCCATATGTAAGCCTCTCCATTATGTGATTATTATGGGTCCAAGAATGTGCACTTTGCTTTTGGTTGCTGCTTGGATCATTGGCCTCATCCACTCTGTGGTCCAATTGGCTTTTGTAATCAACCTGCCCTTCTGTGGGCCCAATGAACTGGACAGTTTTTATTGTGATCTCCCTCGGTTCATCAAACTTGCCTGCACAGATACATATAGGCTTCAATTCATGGTAACTGCCAATAGTGGCTTTATGTCATTA encodes:
- the LOC100618014 gene encoding olfactory receptor 4F3/4F16/4F29-like, coding for MDRGNRTVVSEFVFLGLTNSWDIQLLLFVFSSVFYLASMLGNSLIVLTVTSDPHLHSPMYFLLANLSFIDLGISSVTSPKMICDLFRKHKVISFSGCITQMFFIHLIGGVEMVLLIAMAFDRYVAICKPLHYVIIMGPRMCTLLLVAAWIIGLIHSVVQLAFVINLPFCGPNELDSFYCDLPRFIKLACTDTYRLQFMVTANSGFMSLGVFLILIISYIFILITVQKHSSSGSSKALSTLSAHIIVVILFFGPIIFFYASPFNTSHLDKFLAIFDAILTPFLNPVIYTLRNKEMKLAMRRVCSQLVSFRKIS